From a region of the Lactuca sativa cultivar Salinas chromosome 4, Lsat_Salinas_v11, whole genome shotgun sequence genome:
- the LOC111889201 gene encoding cytosolic sulfotransferase 5, protein MSTYLVPGQNTYSHLTAIDAENQIPTEEELQAYNKLHEKLDDLLATLPKDKGWRSPNIFLHKGFWLTPQAIKGLLMIDDYFHPRSTDIFLATFMKCGTTWFKALMFATANRHRYNFSDHPLHHNGPQSAFPFLDSHIFLDYPVTKFDHLPSPRLFATHFAHSLLPTSLSSPSSTCKFVYVCRDPKDVLISKWLFMSKLRSKELPPISFNETYELFCNGVSEYGPFWDHVLGYWKASQESPEKILFMKYEDMKREPSVELKKLAAFMGMPFTAEEEKGGVVGEIVKLCSFENLSNLEVNNDGGGAQKFTAQLVVENRDFFRKGKVGDWENHLTEEMRERIDSITETKLKGSGLTLGLTKRI, encoded by the coding sequence ATGTCGACATACCTTGTTCCCGGTCAAAATACATACAGCCACCTCACCGCTATTGACGCTGAAAACCAAATCCCAACAGAAGAAGAGTTACAAGCGTACAACAAGCTCCATGAAAAGCTTGACGATCTTCTTGCAACTCTTCCCAAAGACAAAGGCTGGAGAAGCCCAAACATCTTTTTACACAAAGGTTTCTGGTTGACCCCCCAAGCTATCAAAGGTTTACTAATGATCGATGATTACTTCCATCCCCGATCCACTGACATCTTCCTTGCAACTTTCATGAAATGTGGAACCACCTGGTTTAAAGCTCTCATGTTCGCCACCGCCAACCGTCACCGTTACAATTTTTCcgatcatcctcttcatcacaaCGGACCCCAGAGTGCTTTCCCCTTCCTTGACTCCCACATTTTTCTTGACTATCCGGTAACTAAGTTCGACCATCTCCCTTCTCCTCGACTCTTCGCCACACACTTTGCTCACAGCTTGTTACCGACCTCGCTGTCATCACCCTCGTCGACATGCAAGTTTGTGTACGTGTGTAGGGATCCAAAAGACGTACTCATTTCCAAGTGGCTCTTCATGAGCAAACTTAGGTCGAAAGAACTACCACCCATTTCGTTCAATGAAACTTACGAGCTGTTCTGCAACGGGGTCTCTGAATACGGACCATTTTGGGACCATGTGTTGGGATACTGGAAAGCAAGCCAGGAATCACCTGAGAAGATCTTGTTCATGAAGTATGAGGATATGAAGAGGGAACCCTCGGTGGAGCTGAAGAAGTTGGCGGCGTTCATGGGAATGCCTTTTACGGCGGAGGAGGAGAAGGGAGGGGTGGTGGGAGAGATTGTGAAGCTTTGTAGCTTTGAGAATTTGAGTAATCTTGAGGTGAATAATGACGGTGGCGGTGCTCAGAAGTTTACTGCTCAGTTGGTGGTGGAGAATCGAGATTTTTTCAGGAAAGGAAAGGTGGGAGATTGGGAAAATCACTTGACTGAGGAGATGAGAGAGCGGATTGATTCAATCACTGAAACCAAGTTGAAGGGTTCGGGGTTGACATTGGGTCTTACCAAAAGAATTTAA